From Neobacillus sp. PS2-9, the proteins below share one genomic window:
- a CDS encoding methionine ABC transporter permease yields MGFDFQHLVELIPDINTAFMQTIYMIMISLAIAIVIGLPVGILLFVTDKGLFLQNRMIQVTMGFLVNLIRSIPFIILLVALIPLTNFIVGSTIGPTAASVSLSVAAIPFFARIVETALREIDKGVIEAAIAAGATPTMIIKDVLLLEARSGIISGITLTLISLIGFSAMAGTVGGGGIGDLAIRFGYYRYDNTIMIATVVILIILVQVIQLLGDFVAKVVDKRR; encoded by the coding sequence ATGGGATTTGATTTTCAGCATCTGGTGGAATTAATTCCAGATATCAATACTGCTTTTATGCAGACGATTTATATGATTATGATTTCCTTAGCGATTGCCATCGTCATTGGCTTGCCAGTGGGAATCCTGTTATTTGTCACTGACAAAGGCTTGTTTTTACAAAATCGCATGATTCAAGTAACGATGGGATTCCTAGTAAACTTGATTCGTTCGATTCCATTTATTATCTTGCTGGTAGCGCTAATTCCATTAACCAACTTCATCGTTGGTTCGACGATTGGACCGACAGCCGCAAGTGTGTCGCTATCGGTGGCAGCCATTCCATTCTTTGCTCGAATCGTCGAAACGGCATTAAGGGAAATCGATAAAGGGGTCATCGAAGCGGCGATTGCGGCGGGAGCGACGCCAACCATGATTATAAAAGATGTTCTGCTCCTTGAAGCAAGATCAGGAATCATCTCGGGTATTACGTTGACCCTTATTAGTTTAATCGGATTTTCGGCGATGGCCGGGACAGTGGGCGGCGGTGGAATTGGAGATTTAGCAATTCGCTTTGGGTATTACCGCTATGACAATACCATCATGATTGCCACTGTTGTTATATTAATTATTTTAGTTCAGGTTATTCAACTGCTTGGTGATTTTGTTGCCAAAGTTGTCGATAAAAGAAGATAA
- a CDS encoding histidine kinase yields MELWMIFTKLILLLYIAFTCIRAEVNHISWVVLTFLLYFCLTITMYIFKNHTVKRVLLMLTIALSVTACILVQPLFCLVLPLAIIELSGEFVHSRLTLLMLSAVPILYIKVELQPIYGLAATLCFLIFTMTQLYHDKLEKNEAQIDTMRKTLHRLTKNINENTEYIRQSEYTFKLEERNRISQEIHDKIGHSMTGALFQMEAAKRLMETDQSKATELLQNAINISKEGIEKIRMTLKNIKPPTEQVGINRMKLLIDDFNAKQSIKTVLTYEGNLDHITPIQWKIIHENVTEALTNAMKYSGATLISVDVKVLNKIIRVEVKDNGVGTEMIKKGLGIIGMEERTATVNGKIIVDSTHGFSVTTLLPIAST; encoded by the coding sequence ATGGAGCTTTGGATGATTTTTACGAAGCTTATCTTACTTTTGTATATCGCGTTTACCTGTATTCGAGCAGAGGTCAATCACATCTCATGGGTGGTACTTACTTTCCTGCTTTATTTTTGTCTTACAATCACGATGTATATTTTTAAAAATCACACCGTTAAACGGGTGTTGCTGATGCTCACTATCGCTCTCTCGGTCACGGCCTGCATCCTTGTTCAGCCGTTGTTTTGTTTGGTATTGCCGCTCGCAATCATCGAATTGTCGGGAGAATTTGTGCATAGCCGTCTTACTCTATTGATGCTATCCGCGGTTCCTATTCTTTACATAAAGGTCGAGCTTCAGCCCATTTACGGGTTGGCGGCCACCCTTTGTTTTTTGATTTTCACCATGACTCAACTGTATCATGATAAGCTCGAAAAAAATGAAGCCCAGATTGATACGATGCGCAAGACGCTCCACAGGTTAACGAAGAATATCAATGAAAACACAGAGTACATCCGCCAATCAGAATACACGTTCAAGTTAGAAGAACGGAACCGAATTTCACAGGAGATTCACGATAAAATCGGACACTCGATGACCGGGGCTCTTTTTCAAATGGAAGCGGCGAAACGCTTGATGGAGACCGATCAGTCAAAAGCCACTGAACTCCTGCAAAATGCCATCAACATCTCCAAGGAGGGGATTGAAAAGATTCGGATGACGTTAAAAAATATCAAGCCCCCAACCGAGCAGGTGGGAATTAATCGGATGAAGCTCTTAATCGACGATTTCAACGCCAAGCAATCCATCAAAACCGTCCTTACCTACGAAGGCAATTTAGATCACATCACGCCGATTCAGTGGAAAATCATCCATGAAAATGTCACGGAGGCATTAACGAATGCCATGAAGTATTCTGGGGCCACGCTTATTTCGGTGGATGTCAAAGTGCTAAACAAAATCATTCGCGTCGAAGTGAAGGACAATGGAGTTGGAACGGAAATGATCAAGAAGGGCCTTGGGATTATTGGGATGGAAGAGCGGACGGCTACTGTGAACGGCAAAATCATCGTGGACAGTACGCATGGATTTTCGGTCACCACCTTGTTGCCAATCGCATCCACATGA
- a CDS encoding methionine ABC transporter ATP-binding protein translates to MIEIRQLTKEYKTKSGTVKGVDDVSLTVQRGEIYGIVGYSGAGKSSLLRCINLLEQPTSGTITVDGTDLTSLKGEKLRLARLKIGMIFQHFYLISQKTVYENIAFSLKAANYPKNQISTRVMELLETVGLADKRDVYPAQLSGGQKQRVGIARALANNPTVLLCDEATSALDPTTTKSILNLLKKINRELNITIILITHEMDVVKEICHRMAIMQDGKVIEEGAVYDIFANPQAELTGEFIDSVVSFDIPESILSSSEGPIIKVLFKGKVAGEGVISDMLQTFSVKGNFLHGSIEYIQELPLGIFIMELKGAKEELTAALRYIEDRAAQVEVLRNGI, encoded by the coding sequence ATGATTGAGATTCGTCAACTAACAAAGGAATATAAAACGAAAAGTGGAACGGTCAAGGGAGTCGATGATGTTTCTTTAACGGTTCAACGAGGGGAAATCTATGGTATCGTCGGCTACTCTGGCGCCGGAAAAAGCTCGTTGCTCCGCTGCATTAACTTGTTGGAACAACCTACTTCAGGCACTATTACTGTCGATGGGACGGACCTTACTTCCTTAAAAGGGGAGAAGCTTCGTCTGGCACGGCTAAAGATTGGCATGATCTTTCAACACTTTTACCTCATCAGTCAAAAGACAGTCTATGAAAATATTGCTTTTTCGCTGAAAGCGGCCAACTATCCGAAGAATCAAATCAGCACCCGTGTGATGGAATTACTAGAAACGGTGGGACTTGCGGATAAGCGCGATGTGTATCCAGCCCAGCTGAGCGGTGGACAAAAGCAGCGGGTGGGGATTGCACGGGCACTCGCCAATAATCCAACAGTCCTGCTGTGTGATGAGGCAACCTCCGCCCTTGACCCGACCACAACCAAGTCGATTTTGAATCTATTAAAAAAGATCAACAGGGAGCTTAACATTACGATTATTCTCATCACGCATGAGATGGACGTAGTAAAAGAAATTTGCCACCGGATGGCGATTATGCAAGACGGGAAGGTGATTGAAGAAGGAGCAGTCTATGACATCTTCGCCAACCCTCAGGCGGAGCTCACCGGAGAGTTTATTGATAGTGTAGTATCTTTTGATATACCGGAGTCCATCCTGTCTAGCAGTGAAGGGCCAATCATTAAGGTGTTATTTAAAGGGAAAGTCGCCGGTGAGGGGGTCATTTCCGATATGCTGCAGACATTCAGCGTAAAAGGGAACTTCCTCCATGGTTCGATTGAATACATCCAAGAATTGCCCTTGGGCATTTTCATTATGGAACTGAAAGGTGCGAAAGAGGAATTGACCGCGGCCCTTCGATACATTGAGGACCGGGCCGCGCAAGTGGAGGTGTTACGAAATGGGATTTGA
- a CDS encoding response regulator transcription factor produces MKIKVIIADDNSFIREGLKIILSTYAEFDVLDTVSDGKEAVDYCQMHEVDIALLDVRMPHMNGVEATKLLTEKTKTKPIILTTFDDDEYITDAIKNGAKGYLLKNNDPEQIRDAIKSVYKGNSIIQDVILEKLKLNLGGGTKPSDTKLDLSLFTERERDIMSLIAKGYSNKAISKELFISEGTVANYITSILNKTGLEHRTQIAIYYLTGKVD; encoded by the coding sequence ATGAAAATCAAAGTCATAATTGCGGATGATAACTCATTTATCCGAGAAGGGTTAAAAATCATTCTATCTACCTATGCAGAATTTGACGTACTGGACACCGTGAGTGATGGAAAAGAAGCGGTGGACTACTGCCAAATGCATGAGGTGGATATTGCTTTATTAGATGTGAGAATGCCACATATGAACGGTGTAGAAGCCACGAAGCTTTTGACCGAAAAGACGAAGACAAAGCCCATCATCTTGACCACCTTTGATGACGATGAATACATAACAGATGCTATCAAAAATGGAGCCAAGGGCTATTTATTGAAAAATAATGACCCGGAACAAATTCGCGATGCCATCAAGAGTGTGTATAAAGGAAACAGCATTATTCAAGACGTGATTTTAGAAAAGCTCAAATTGAACCTCGGCGGTGGCACGAAACCGTCCGACACCAAGCTGGACCTCTCCCTTTTTACAGAAAGAGAGCGGGACATCATGTCGTTGATTGCCAAAGGGTATTCCAACAAAGCGATTTCTAAGGAGCTGTTTATTTCTGAAGGGACGGTCGCCAATTACATTACCTCAATCTTAAATAAAACCGGACTCGAGCACCGGACTCAAATCGCCATTTACTATCTAACGGGGAAAGTAGACTAA
- a CDS encoding LytR family transcriptional regulator has translation MRARKKKRKLRKWVKVTGTILLAIGIGGGVYAYSVYKSFNNAVDSMHQAVDRTSDKREKPVAVAEKDPFSVLMLGVDEREGDKGRSDTMIVLTVNPKNHTVKMLSIPRDTRTEIIGKGKEDKINHAYAFGGVPMAMNTVEDFLDIPIDYYIQVNMEGFKDMVDAVGGVKVNNDLDFTQDGFHFAKGKLKLNGEKALSYTRMRHEDPRGDFGRQMRQREIIQGVIDEGASLSSLKNFAGIFDVLGKNVKTNLTFDQIAAIQKGYDVKDTTIQQMELKEEGTKINDIYYGLVSPEEKQRVQNILRAQLDL, from the coding sequence ATGAGGGCTCGAAAAAAGAAAAGAAAACTAAGAAAATGGGTAAAAGTGACAGGCACCATCCTTCTAGCTATAGGAATTGGTGGAGGCGTGTACGCTTACTCTGTATATAAATCTTTTAATAACGCGGTTGATTCAATGCATCAAGCAGTTGATCGAACTTCTGATAAGCGCGAGAAGCCTGTGGCGGTGGCGGAAAAGGATCCTTTTTCCGTTTTAATGCTGGGTGTAGACGAGCGCGAAGGAGATAAAGGCCGCTCGGATACGATGATTGTGTTGACGGTCAATCCAAAAAATCATACGGTAAAAATGCTGAGCATCCCGCGTGATACGCGTACGGAGATTATTGGAAAAGGAAAAGAGGATAAAATTAACCATGCCTACGCTTTCGGCGGCGTCCCAATGGCGATGAATACGGTTGAGGATTTCCTTGATATTCCGATTGATTACTATATCCAAGTGAATATGGAAGGCTTTAAGGATATGGTGGACGCGGTTGGCGGTGTGAAGGTAAACAATGATTTAGACTTCACGCAGGATGGCTTCCATTTTGCGAAAGGGAAATTGAAGCTAAACGGCGAAAAGGCGTTGAGCTATACACGAATGAGGCATGAAGACCCTAGAGGTGATTTTGGCCGTCAAATGAGACAGCGTGAAATTATTCAGGGCGTGATTGACGAGGGTGCGAGCTTATCCAGCTTAAAAAACTTTGCAGGCATCTTTGACGTACTCGGGAAAAATGTGAAAACCAACCTAACCTTCGACCAGATTGCTGCGATCCAAAAGGGCTATGACGTGAAGGATACAACGATTCAACAAATGGAGTTAAAAGAAGAAGGCACCAAGATTAACGACATCTACTATGGTTTAGTTTCACCAGAAGAAAAGCAACGCGTGCAAAACATCTTGAGAGCACAGCTTGATTTATAA
- a CDS encoding ABC transporter permease: MNIFSMAWKGIKSDFRDRRTLFFMLLFPIVLMLVLGTALSNTFTTSIPVDDLHVVYTDTTKGENFQPFVKEVKKSGVHFKKVIDETKAKKDVQQSKVDGYVKVSDKEVQLYLNNGSSIEANILQGMLSAYVNQYNIATEIMKTAPDKMAAFSRDSQANFIKETSLQPDKQPSSMDYYAIVITTMIILYGAMSASSLIVEERVRGTANRLIASPIRKSEIFIGKVLGGLVSSSLSALLVVQLSKLLFHANWGDHEGMVYLVLLTEIIFAVSLGIGISFLAKTHAAPKVIITLVAQLSSFFGGSYFRIVNPEGFFKLITELSPLTWMNNGLMKLIYANDLSAAIPAITINMAGSLLFLLVAVISLKRREGL; this comes from the coding sequence ATGAACATTTTCAGTATGGCTTGGAAGGGAATTAAATCCGATTTTCGTGACAGAAGAACCTTGTTTTTTATGCTCCTCTTTCCGATTGTCTTGATGCTTGTACTAGGTACGGCTTTGTCGAACACGTTTACCACCAGTATTCCTGTGGATGATCTCCACGTGGTATACACAGATACAACAAAGGGGGAGAACTTTCAGCCTTTTGTTAAGGAGGTCAAAAAGTCGGGTGTTCATTTTAAAAAAGTCATCGATGAAACCAAGGCGAAAAAAGACGTGCAGCAAAGTAAAGTGGATGGCTATGTCAAGGTATCAGATAAGGAAGTGCAGCTGTATCTCAATAATGGCAGCAGCATCGAAGCAAACATTCTTCAAGGCATGCTTTCCGCTTATGTGAATCAATACAATATTGCCACTGAAATCATGAAGACGGCACCGGATAAAATGGCAGCGTTTTCTCGCGATAGCCAGGCGAATTTTATCAAAGAAACCTCGCTTCAACCTGATAAGCAGCCGAGTTCGATGGATTACTATGCGATTGTGATTACGACGATGATTATCCTGTACGGAGCGATGTCGGCCAGTTCGTTAATTGTGGAAGAACGAGTGAGAGGGACGGCCAATCGTCTGATTGCCTCTCCGATTAGAAAAAGTGAAATTTTTATCGGAAAAGTACTTGGAGGTCTTGTCAGCAGTAGTTTATCTGCCTTGCTGGTAGTTCAGCTGAGCAAGCTGTTATTCCATGCGAATTGGGGCGATCATGAAGGAATGGTCTACCTGGTTCTTTTGACTGAGATTATTTTTGCGGTGAGCTTAGGGATTGGAATCAGCTTTTTAGCAAAAACACATGCCGCTCCAAAAGTGATCATTACACTCGTTGCTCAGTTATCCTCCTTCTTTGGCGGGTCCTATTTTAGAATTGTGAATCCTGAGGGTTTCTTCAAATTGATTACGGAGCTTTCTCCCCTTACTTGGATGAACAACGGGTTAATGAAATTAATTTATGCGAATGACCTATCTGCGGCCATCCCTGCAATCACCATCAACATGGCTGGGTCACTCCTCTTTTTACTAGTAGCGGTTATCTCTTTAAAACGACGGGAGGGGCTATAA
- a CDS encoding ABC transporter permease, translating into MKDILWLIQNTLSMTFRKRKNVIMFLLMPLVGIFIALLAYGGNQTPTLTVGIVNQDKSEVTEDTIQFLKGLENVKVSGVEAAEGKAQITSGKLDSVIIFEKGFSDSVLKGSPDHIEISSIKGAAVTGFVKSYLYQYINNLATISRAADGNQPMFEQMVKDYQQSGYKLVNHSVEDASKNKLMTNQAIGFLIMIMMMSAVNLSEIILLEKEQRTYYRLLSTPINARKYVFANVIVNMIVMTIQVLITLTIMRMVFDMGVNVSFWEAAFVMILFSLISVGLSLVIISFANNRSAAGALQNLVITPTVMLSGCFWPVEVMPKSLQKIAEFLPQRWTLDTLTKLQEGSTFSGLYLHYIILFAFAAAFFLIAVYRFSRNNTTQNFI; encoded by the coding sequence ATGAAGGATATCCTCTGGTTAATTCAAAACACATTAAGTATGACGTTTCGTAAACGAAAAAATGTAATCATGTTCTTGCTCATGCCTTTGGTGGGAATTTTCATTGCCCTTCTTGCCTATGGCGGAAATCAAACACCGACCCTCACGGTAGGCATCGTGAATCAAGACAAGAGCGAGGTTACGGAAGATACGATTCAATTTCTCAAAGGGTTAGAGAACGTGAAGGTGTCCGGGGTGGAGGCAGCAGAGGGGAAGGCGCAGATTACGTCTGGCAAGCTTGACTCTGTGATTATCTTTGAAAAAGGATTCTCAGATAGCGTGCTGAAGGGTTCACCTGACCATATTGAGATTAGCTCTATCAAAGGGGCTGCGGTGACAGGATTTGTGAAGTCCTATTTATATCAATATATCAATAATTTAGCAACGATCAGTCGTGCGGCGGACGGTAACCAGCCGATGTTCGAACAGATGGTGAAGGACTATCAGCAAAGTGGATATAAGCTTGTGAACCATTCAGTGGAAGATGCTTCAAAAAATAAGCTTATGACCAACCAAGCGATTGGGTTCCTGATTATGATCATGATGATGTCGGCAGTTAATCTATCTGAGATTATTTTGTTGGAAAAAGAACAGCGGACGTATTACCGCTTATTATCGACACCGATCAATGCGAGGAAGTATGTATTCGCGAATGTGATTGTGAATATGATTGTGATGACGATCCAGGTGTTAATCACGTTAACCATTATGAGAATGGTCTTTGATATGGGCGTGAATGTGTCCTTTTGGGAAGCCGCGTTTGTTATGATTCTCTTTTCCTTGATTTCAGTCGGTTTGTCATTAGTGATCATTTCTTTCGCCAACAACCGGAGTGCGGCGGGCGCTTTGCAAAACTTAGTGATCACTCCGACTGTCATGCTGTCTGGCTGCTTCTGGCCAGTTGAAGTCATGCCGAAATCGTTGCAAAAAATTGCAGAATTCCTGCCGCAGCGCTGGACCTTAGACACACTCACTAAATTGCAGGAAGGAAGCACCTTCAGCGGCCTGTACCTACACTACATCATTCTATTCGCCTTTGCAGCGGCATTCTTCCTGATCGCCGTGTATCGGTTCAGTAGAAATAATACGACACAGAACTTTATCTAA
- a CDS encoding MFS transporter — MFQIFKSFSTELKFYLLMNTFFSFGGALSGVFQSVFLWKLDKTYSLLAYYSLYWSLAIIVFFGVCAWIARKTSPMITMRLGFVFYLITYLIMLIFHDTLRDHIFLLGMSNGLAMSLYYVGVHMAVLDLTTNDKRDQFLYIQGILLTIGGVIAPLIAGVLISQFQGMVGYYVVFIATCVFFFISFLVSLKVKGSPVTTKSHFWNVIKRPSPEWMKMYKVMFADGIVSGVYSTFLITMITFKVAGGELSLGVYNTAAEIVAIVAFYVLAKFSNPKYRLAIFAIGSISVFFSSVLLSVLPVLFSLVVFGIISPVAMNMITTSMNAMIYESIEKDPLYQERRLDYIIIREIPLGVGRIIGVFLFLAMRKYFDFEQLLPVSFSVFPIVYVIMIPALYFIWKRPKKEAVLGPKEL; from the coding sequence ATGTTTCAAATTTTTAAATCGTTTTCCACGGAATTAAAGTTTTATTTGCTAATGAATACCTTTTTTTCCTTTGGCGGAGCCTTGTCGGGGGTCTTTCAAAGCGTGTTTTTGTGGAAACTGGATAAAACGTATTCCCTGCTCGCGTACTATAGCTTGTATTGGTCATTGGCGATCATTGTTTTTTTCGGGGTGTGTGCCTGGATTGCCAGGAAGACTAGTCCGATGATTACGATGCGTTTAGGATTTGTTTTTTACCTGATTACCTATCTCATTATGTTGATCTTCCATGATACGTTACGAGATCACATCTTTCTGCTCGGAATGTCCAATGGGTTGGCAATGAGCCTTTACTATGTGGGCGTCCATATGGCCGTGTTAGATTTGACTACGAATGATAAGCGCGATCAGTTTTTGTATATTCAAGGGATTTTGCTGACGATTGGAGGGGTCATTGCTCCACTCATTGCCGGTGTGTTGATTTCCCAATTCCAAGGTATGGTTGGTTATTATGTAGTTTTTATTGCGACCTGCGTGTTCTTCTTCATTTCTTTCTTGGTTTCGTTAAAAGTGAAAGGAAGTCCGGTGACGACAAAGAGTCACTTCTGGAATGTAATCAAGCGACCGTCACCGGAATGGATGAAGATGTACAAGGTCATGTTTGCCGATGGCATTGTGTCCGGTGTTTACTCTACTTTTTTAATTACGATGATTACCTTCAAGGTTGCCGGGGGAGAGCTGAGCTTAGGGGTGTATAATACGGCGGCGGAGATTGTCGCAATTGTCGCGTTCTATGTGCTCGCTAAGTTCTCGAATCCGAAATACCGGTTGGCGATTTTTGCGATAGGCTCGATTAGTGTATTTTTTAGCTCTGTCTTATTATCCGTATTGCCTGTGCTTTTTTCGTTGGTGGTCTTTGGAATTATATCTCCTGTAGCGATGAATATGATCACGACCTCGATGAATGCCATGATTTATGAATCGATTGAAAAGGATCCGCTATATCAGGAACGGCGTTTGGACTATATTATCATTCGCGAGATTCCACTTGGTGTGGGACGAATTATCGGTGTGTTCCTGTTCTTAGCGATGAGGAAATACTTTGATTTTGAACAGCTTTTACCCGTATCGTTTAGCGTTTTTCCAATTGTTTATGTCATAATGATTCCAGCGCTATACTTTATTTGGAAAAGACCGAAAAAGGAAGCTGTGCTTGGACCAAAAGAATTATAG
- a CDS encoding ROK family protein: MLGAIEAGGTKFVCAVGDEKGTIMERIQIPTTVAEETMPQVIAFFEKYNIEAIGIGSFGPIDVNVESPTYGYITSTPKPGWKDYPFVQTMKEAFGVPIGFNTDVNAAALGEASFGAAKGLDSCLYITVGTGIGAGAIVQGQLLQGWSHPEMGHILLRRHPNDTFQGKCPYHGDCLEGLAAGPAIEARWGEKGVDLVERLEVWDLEGYYLAQALMQYILILSPKKIILGGGVSHQEAVFAAIYKYLPELLNDYVPLPELSDYIVRPELGDDAGITGALMLAERAK, encoded by the coding sequence ATGCTAGGTGCCATTGAAGCAGGCGGAACAAAATTTGTTTGTGCAGTGGGGGATGAAAAGGGAACGATTATGGAACGAATTCAAATCCCGACCACTGTAGCTGAGGAAACGATGCCACAGGTCATTGCCTTCTTTGAAAAATATAATATTGAAGCAATCGGGATTGGATCGTTCGGACCGATTGATGTTAATGTGGAGAGTCCAACCTACGGGTATATTACGTCTACGCCGAAACCGGGATGGAAGGATTATCCTTTCGTGCAGACAATGAAGGAAGCGTTCGGTGTGCCGATTGGATTTAATACGGATGTGAACGCGGCGGCGTTAGGCGAGGCTTCGTTTGGTGCGGCGAAAGGGTTGGACAGCTGTTTGTATATCACGGTTGGCACCGGGATTGGTGCAGGCGCGATTGTGCAGGGACAGCTTTTGCAAGGGTGGTCTCATCCGGAAATGGGTCATATTTTGTTACGACGTCATCCGAATGATACGTTTCAAGGGAAGTGCCCTTATCATGGTGATTGTTTGGAGGGCTTGGCGGCCGGTCCTGCGATTGAAGCGCGCTGGGGAGAAAAAGGCGTGGATTTGGTGGAGCGTCTAGAGGTTTGGGACCTGGAGGGCTACTATTTAGCTCAAGCTCTCATGCAATATATTCTGATCCTTTCGCCTAAAAAAATCATCCTCGGCGGGGGAGTGAGCCACCAGGAAGCCGTCTTTGCAGCCATCTATAAGTACCTGCCTGAACTGTTGAACGATTACGTCCCATTACCAGAACTATCCGACTACATCGTGCGCCCGGAACTAGGCGACGATGCCGGGATTACAGGGGCATTGATGCTCGCGGAAAGAGCAAAATAA
- a CDS encoding CPBP family intramembrane glutamic endopeptidase has product MMIHKNILGFLILFAVYHTSELVGSNPMLLFASFILFFITAHIVAKVRGEKGLSTFGLHKHKLASMNLWTGYFLGVLFYGGSFVVSVWTGKIELEGTFSLQQIILPFVGIILLTFLSSASEDILTRGYVFKYLPKNWTLPTIVVVSSVIYVLNHIWRIGDSYTQWIMLFLMGLTYAIPFAITKSLWFTIGCHWGWNTVSLFKSQIGNFSDFKVVDHTTDWTYIVTMFLFLLFVMGTVPHRAKAPGDCPHNETIPR; this is encoded by the coding sequence ATGATGATTCATAAAAATATACTGGGTTTCCTTATCCTGTTTGCTGTCTACCATACATCCGAGCTGGTCGGTAGCAACCCAATGCTACTGTTTGCCTCCTTTATCTTATTCTTTATCACCGCACACATCGTGGCAAAAGTCCGTGGCGAAAAGGGACTTTCCACTTTTGGGCTGCACAAACACAAACTAGCATCTATGAATCTATGGACTGGTTATTTTCTAGGCGTCTTATTTTACGGCGGAAGCTTTGTAGTCTCGGTCTGGACAGGAAAAATTGAATTGGAAGGTACCTTTTCTCTCCAACAAATCATCCTGCCCTTTGTGGGAATCATCTTGCTTACATTCCTTTCCTCGGCCAGCGAAGATATCTTAACCCGCGGGTACGTGTTCAAGTACCTCCCGAAAAACTGGACACTCCCTACTATAGTCGTCGTCTCGTCAGTCATTTACGTCCTCAATCACATTTGGCGGATTGGCGATAGCTACACCCAGTGGATCATGCTGTTTCTTATGGGACTAACCTATGCCATTCCCTTTGCCATAACAAAGTCCCTATGGTTCACCATTGGGTGTCACTGGGGCTGGAACACCGTGTCCCTGTTCAAAAGCCAGATTGGCAATTTTAGTGATTTCAAGGTCGTTGACCATACAACGGACTGGACCTATATAGTTACCATGTTCCTCTTCCTGTTATTCGTGATGGGGACAGTCCCCCACCGCGCTAAAGCGCCGGGGGACTGTCCCCACAATGAAACCATCCCACGATAG
- a CDS encoding ABC transporter ATP-binding protein: MNVLEIRNLTKKFSDFIAVDHMSLSVKEGEIFGFLGSNGAGKSTTINMIAGLLRSNEGKITILGKDTEKHSRYAKMNIGMVPQDLAIYEDMTAYENVKFFAGLYGLRGSELKERVEEALEFVGLQDRHKSYPKSFSGGMKRRLNIACAIAHRPKLIIMDEPTVGIDPQSRNYILNSVRKLNEMGCTIIYTSHYMEEVEEICTQIAIIDHGKIIAEGTKEQLKSIITNTKDLWIEVKSTEHVNVQAIKEIKGVEAVTVDENFIKINSDTGVNNLNQIMEHFMSQHIEIRSLQEKAPNLETVFLTLTGRNLRDQ; this comes from the coding sequence ATGAACGTGTTGGAAATTAGAAACTTAACGAAGAAATTCAGTGATTTTATCGCTGTCGATCATATGAGCTTATCCGTCAAAGAGGGAGAAATCTTTGGGTTCCTCGGATCCAATGGAGCCGGGAAAAGTACGACGATTAACATGATTGCCGGTCTCTTACGCAGCAACGAGGGGAAGATTACGATCCTTGGCAAGGATACGGAGAAACACAGCCGTTACGCCAAAATGAATATCGGAATGGTGCCACAGGACCTCGCCATTTACGAGGACATGACGGCCTATGAGAATGTGAAATTCTTTGCCGGGCTGTACGGTTTACGCGGGTCCGAGTTAAAAGAACGAGTAGAGGAAGCCTTAGAATTTGTCGGACTACAAGACCGCCATAAAAGTTATCCGAAAAGTTTTTCCGGCGGGATGAAGCGTAGATTGAACATCGCTTGTGCCATTGCACATCGGCCAAAACTGATTATCATGGATGAGCCGACGGTCGGAATCGATCCGCAATCGCGGAATTATATCCTCAATTCGGTTCGGAAGCTAAATGAGATGGGCTGTACGATCATTTACACCAGCCACTATATGGAGGAAGTTGAGGAAATCTGCACGCAGATTGCCATCATCGATCATGGGAAAATCATTGCGGAAGGCACGAAGGAACAATTGAAATCAATCATCACCAATACAAAGGATTTATGGATAGAGGTCAAATCAACGGAACACGTGAACGTTCAGGCTATTAAGGAAATCAAAGGGGTCGAAGCCGTTACGGTGGACGAAAACTTTATCAAAATTAACTCGGATACCGGTGTGAACAACTTAAATCAAATCATGGAACACTTTATGAGTCAGCACATCGAAATCCGTTCATTACAGGAAAAAGCTCCAAACCTAGAAACCGTCTTTTTAACGTTAACAGGCAGGAATTTACGGGACCAATAA